A segment of the Dermacentor andersoni chromosome 5, qqDerAnde1_hic_scaffold, whole genome shotgun sequence genome:
TACCTACGTTAGGTTTGTGGCTCTTGTGTCATGGGTTATGACATGGGAGGCAGGAAATAACAAAAATGCATAACAACCAAAGGAAATGTGCACACAAGTGCAGTAACGTAGTATTTCCATGCACATGAACcctaaaaatgaaataaatgtaaGCACACATGTGCGATACCCagaactaaaagaagaaaaaaagacttccAAAAATGCTAGTAGGGAAGCATGAATACCAGTCGTGAACAGAAAAACTGCGCAGTACTATATAGAACGTAAACACCCGCAACaataaatgttttaaagagtCCATCGGTAAATTTTATCAGCTCTTATTCTCACCGCGTAAGTTTCTTGAGCCCTTCTGTATCATTATCATACGTCATAGGCATTCATTTTTGGACAACTCCATTGCTCCGTATGAgctctttttttatatattgcgACAACCGTTAAAAGATCAAAGCGGATTGccgcgcgcgttttttttttttttttttacgccgacgacacagccgtCGCCACCAGGTTACCTCCTCACCCTCTTTACCCTCGCCGCACAACGCTTACAcaacggaaaaagaaaagaaaaaaaaacgttacccACCGTTGCCACTGCAGGGATTCGAGCTCGTGCTCCTGCGGTATTGTTCATTCGTTTGGAAGATGGACAAGCTAACGACTCCGCGATACTTTGGCGCTACGTAACTTGTCCGGGACCTTGCGCCCCTCATAAACTTCGAGACTGGTGGCATCTGCgcgtgcatttcggaggccacgacAATCAATGCTGTAGCGAACGAGGCCGACGTCATGTGCGTCGCAGAGAAGTTGTTCTCGGAAATATAGCGGTCTACGCTGTGAGAGTCTGCAAATGCTGTCGCAGTAAACAACCACATCTCTTTATGTGAGGATGACGTCAAGTTTGGCTTGAAGACGCCCTTGTGAGGACGAGACCACGACGGTATGCCCATGGCCGGTCATTGAAAAGGGGCCTCTTCTAGCCGCGGTTCCCGTAAATATATGGCACCGCTATCACGTGCGTTTGAATATTTGAGAATGGGGATAACGCAATCAACGGTTGGTGGACAGCATTGCGCAGTCACGCAAACATTGGCCCGCCAACTGTATGATATCGGAGTCCGAGGACTGCTGCACCCGGCAGCGCGTAGTGTGGCATGCTTTTCTGGGCGAGTTACTGCATTCACGTACGAACAGAGTACAGTAGCACGCACGCAAACTCTCAACCGCGGGCATGCGTCCTTAGATACCTGGAGGGGTTAAACGATGCTCACGTGGTGCTTTGTGTCGGCGCCTGATTTTTACATTGTTTAATTGTTGGAGAGAACGAGGAAACCATTCTTTGTTTCAGACAAAGAAATAATGATAACGGTCTGGCTATACTTTAGACCATTTCATAAATGTATAGCACGTCTCTCCAAACGCATGGCGGGTCGTGTTTAAATTGCGATTTCAGCGGGGATGACGTTGGAAATGGGCATATAATGCGCAGACGCAAGAATTTGTTTACCTCTAGGGTTCCTGCGTGCATACACTGCAGTGCATGTCATATCAAGGGAGACCACGCGTGAGAACGCATGCGTCTGTCCCGCTTTCCTTCGCTCGTTAAATTTGATGATTTACTTATTGTTTTCTGCAGTTTCTGCAACTGCTCAATATATGGGTCATTACTTCTTCAAAGGAGTAGCGACATGGCATTTTCGATTTACGTTTGCTTTAAATAAAAGACCGCGACCTCATAACCATAGAAAAACATAGTGGCAAGTTTCAGAACACGTTAAATAATTTGCTGTAGTATTCTAGGAACCCCTTTCTTGCTTTGTTTGCAGAAAATGGTTTGCAAAAGGTGGTTTGCAGAAGGTGTCGCGACACGATGCAGAAGGTGGTTACGTGGAAGCAGGACACCGTGATGTTTTGgcactcgctccggctcgctcgatCGTCTGTCGTGCTGCTACATCGGGCCGCATAATGAGTAGCAGCATGTTGTACTCATTGAAATGAGTAGTGTACGCAATAAATGCACCATGACAACGCTTAGAAGCGCTATGGTGCATTTCTTACGTTGTATGCGGATCCTGCCAGAATATGCACGCCGTTAGTAGCGATGTGAATGCGAGCTATGATATCCATTGCATCCCTCCACCGTAGGCACTGCGCAGCTGCGCTCCCGCCGTTCATGGTCCAATCGAGCACGCGCGCATGGTTCGAAGAACGTGTGGTGCATGCTCGCCAGTGCCCCAGCACCAATGCGTCCTCAGGCGTAGATAGCGACGCTAGTTTGACGCGACCCAACGTTTCAGTGAATGGAGCGTGGGTAGCGGTTGGTACGCACACAGTGCACTTGAATGACCTTGCCGTTGCAGTTTGTTGATTACTGTTCCTTCCGTGCCTCTGGTGCTATGTGAGAGGACAATGAAGCCCTTCAACTCCATTACTTGGCTTGTGCAGTGTGGGTAGCCTGCCAATGTGACCCTTCTTTCGCAGTTATGTGTGTTAGTCCATGGTATAGACCCTTTCAACGGCGATctcgtgggcgccg
Coding sequences within it:
- the mRpL41 gene encoding large ribosomal subunit protein mL41 isoform X1; its protein translation is MGIPSWSRPHKGVFKPNLTSSSHKEMWLFTATAFADSHSVDRYISENNFSATHMTSASFATALIVVASEMHAQMPPVSKFMRGARSRTSYVAPKYRGVVSLSIFQTNEQYRRSTSSNPCSGNAYGVRWPSVSHRGPPIPEMVPELIVPDLTNCQLGPYVSYRAPEVCQGPFTARDLFDAVYSDAVAKDFKDGQADKSVRHLDEQPSPEDARVRARQTGSDIFPPLWRVRKMEDQ